A genomic segment from Propioniciclava sp. MC1595 encodes:
- a CDS encoding MoaD/ThiS family protein, translating to MPTVRFFAAAAEAAGTNTVVVDAATLGELRDALVEEHGEGFSRVLDRCSILVEGHRTDDRETPLSPTMLVDVLPPFAGG from the coding sequence ATGCCCACCGTCCGCTTCTTCGCCGCCGCCGCCGAGGCCGCGGGCACCAACACGGTCGTGGTCGACGCCGCGACCCTGGGCGAACTGCGCGACGCCCTCGTGGAGGAACACGGCGAGGGCTTCTCGCGCGTGCTCGACCGGTGCTCGATCCTCGTCGAGGGCCACCGCACCGACGACCGCGAGACGCCGTTGTCACCCACGATGCTCGTCGACGTCCTGCCGCCCTTCGCCG